One window from the genome of Magnolia sinica isolate HGM2019 chromosome 4, MsV1, whole genome shotgun sequence encodes:
- the LOC131242722 gene encoding uncharacterized protein LOC131242722: MNGYEGDSDGDDERGLIWRLPVLKLKELGKLGPALGYGAGCGFGVGVGLLGGVGLGAGIPGLQFGFGLGAGCGIGLGFGYGAGRGVAYDENQKYTNVGKLFHGTGNLPSQDEISSLMNEMVRNTKRLIKVTSKEIDKWRR, translated from the exons atgaacGGCTACGAAGGAGATTCGGATGGTGATGATGAGAGGGGATTGATTTGGAGGCTTCCGGTGCTGAAATTGAAGGAGTTGGGGAAACTGGGCCCCGCTTTGGGTTACGGAGCTGGCTGCGGTTTTGGTGTTGGTGTTGGTCTCCTCGGAG GTGTGGGCTTAGGTGCTGGCATTCCAGGATTACAGTTTGGATTTGGACTCGGAGCCGGATGTGGGATTGGTTTAGGATTTGGTTATGGTGCGGGAAGGGGCGTTGCATATGATGAGAACCAAAAATACACGAACGTGGGGAAGCTATTCCATGGGACAGGAAATCTCCCATCTCA GGAtgagatctcctccttgatgaatGAGATGGTCAGAAATACTAAAAGGTTGATCAAAGTTACTTCAAAAGAGATCGACAAGTGGAGAAGATGA
- the LOC131242723 gene encoding chlorophyll a-b binding protein CP26, chloroplastic, with product MASIAAATAPASLGVSEMLGNPLNFTGTARSAPTASSPATFKTVALFKKKVAAPPPKSKPAAVNPTNEELAKWYGPDRRIFLPEGLLDRSEVPEYLTGEVPGDYGYDPFGLSKKPEDFSKYQAYELIHARWAMLGAAGFIIPEAFNKFGANCGPEAVWFKTGALLLDGNTLNYFGKNIPINLVVAVIAEIVLLGGAEYYRLTNGLDLENKLHPGGPFDPLGLANDPDQAALLKVKEIKNGRLAMFAMLGFFIQAYVTGEGPVENLAKHLSDPFGNNLLTVIGGSIERAPTL from the exons ATGGCATCCATTGCTGCAGCAACGGCGCCGGCCTCGTTGGGTGTCTCAGAAATGCTAGGAAACCCTTTGAATTTCACCGGCACCGCCCGATCAGCACCGACCGCGTCGAGCCCGGCGACATTCAAGACCGTCGCACTCTTCAAGAAGAAGGTGGCAGCTCCACCTCCGAAATCGAAGCCTGCCGCCGTCAATCCGACTAACGAAGAGCTCGCCAAGTGGTACG GTCCCGATCGGAGAATTTTCCTACCAGAAGGACTCTTGGACCGATCTGAAGTTCCCGAATACCTGACTGGAGAAGTTCCCGGAGA TTATGGGTATGATCCCTTTGGGCTCAGCAAGAAACCTGAAGATTTCAGCAA GTATCAAGCTTATGAGCTCATCCATGCAAGGTGGGCCATGCTCGGTGCTGCCGGTTTTATCATCCCGGAGGCCTTCAACAAATTCGGCGCTAACTGCGGCCCAGAGGCAGTCTGGTTCAAG ACCGGAGCTCTTCTCCTCGATGGGAACACGTTGAATTACTTTGGAAAGAATATTCCGATCAATCTCGTCGTTGCCGTCATTGCAGAAATCGTCCTCCTTGGTGGTGCCGAATATTATAGACTTACCAATGGGCTG GATTTGGAGAATAAGCTTCACCCAGGTGGGCCATTCGATCCGCTAGGTCTTGCGAATGACCCCGACCAAGCCGCATTGCTGAAGGTGAAGGAGATCAAGAATGGAAGACTGGCCATGTTCGCAATGCTTGGTTTCTTCATCCAAGCTTATGTTACAGGCGAAGGGCCAGTTGAGAACCTTGCTAAGCATCTAAGCGATCCTTTCGGGAACAACTTGCTCACTGTGATCGGTGGATCCATCGAACGGGCTCCCACCCTGTAA
- the LOC131244399 gene encoding protein BEARSKIN2 yields the protein MTTSNGGVPPGFRFHPTDEELLHYYLRKKISFQKFDLEVIRDVDLNKMEPWDLQERCRIGSTPQNEWYFFSHKDRKYPTGSRTNRATNAGFWKATGRDKCIRNSYEKIGMRKTLVFYRGRAPHGQKTDWIMHEYRLEENDDIQGNGTEDGWVVCRVFKKKNLFKVGNEGSTSSGPDRQINGGMSIDQSRPLTLKDVHYDRRQHNQDNLHTYDLYKPDLALHYSHVPTTPYSHVQAQAHLQNHKPIGYDFPGLPTEPPIMVKQFLSSQGACDSDEGLARQVQYQPCDAGLEVGTCEQSQQMVEGRDEGLNDWAMLDRLVSNTQVGQEESSKGVRFVDASPSVHQMNHQLSLRGEMDLWGYGK from the exons ATGACGACGTCGAATGGTGGGGTCCCACCTGGGTTTCGTTTCCATCCAACGGACGAGGAGCTCCTGCATTACTACCTCAGGAAGAAGATTTCTTTCCAAAAGTTCGACTTGGAGGTGATCAGAGACGTTGATCTGAATAAGATGGAGCCGTGGGACCTACAAG AGAGGTGTAGGATAGGATCGACGCCTCAGAACGAGTGGTATTTCTTCAGTCACAAGGACAGGAAGTATCCAACAGGGTCGAGGACGAACAGAGCGACAAACGCGGGTTTTTGGAAGGCGACTGGCAGGGATAAGTGCATAAGGAACAGCTACGAGAAGATAGGGATGAGGAAGACGCTTGTGTTTTACAGAGGGCGGGCCCCCCATGGCCAAAAGACGGACTGGATCATGCACGAGTACCGCCTTGAAGAGAACGACGATATCCAAGGGAATGGGACt GAGGATGGCTGGGTAGTCTGTCGagtcttcaagaagaagaatcTATTCAAGGTCGGGAACGAAGGAAGCACGAGCTCAGGCCCAGATCGCCAGATCAACGGTGGGATGAGCATCGATCAATCTCGACCTCTGACCCTCAAAGACGTGCACTACGACCGTCGCCAACACAACCAGGACAACCTCCACACATACGACCTTTACAAGCCGGACCTCGCCCTCCACTACTCGCACGTGCCAACCACTCCCTACTCACACGTGCAAGCCCAGGCCCACCTCCAAAACCACAAGCCCATCGGCTACGACTTCCCAGGCCTGCCAACCGAACCACCGATCATGGTCAAGCAATTCCTATCGAGCCAAGGCGCGTGCGACAGCGACGAGGGGCTAGCGAGGCAGGTGCAATACCAACCGTGCGATGCGGGCCTAGAGGTTGGCACGTGCGAACAGAGTCAGCAGATGGTGGAAGGGAGGGATGAGGGGTTGAATGACTGGGCCATGCTAGACAGGCTAGTGagcaatactcaagtgggccaggaAGAGTCCTCTAAAGGGGTGAGATTTGTGGACGCCAGTCCGTCCGTACATCAGATGAATCACCAGCTGTCACTTCGTGGAGAGATGGATTTGTGGGGCTACGGAAAATAA